One Panicum virgatum strain AP13 chromosome 3N, P.virgatum_v5, whole genome shotgun sequence DNA segment encodes these proteins:
- the LOC120667670 gene encoding uncharacterized protein LOC120667670 produces MACPTSLLPAAGPFLPVPCHRATRLSPAARPFQPSSRVVLVQWTPPPHGWFKINFDGSVYHDGSGRASIGGAIRDSAGRVVLAFAEPTKHSTVGIVEARAMIRGLRLALGLGLRRVVVEGDDLVLVQLLRGEETQTRIPVAMHAEIVGLLRRFPGCDVRHVYREGNTVAHTLCRQAYHGPGVWVGIVPSAVFEKAEDDRRGMLHEREVVRRPAQEVP; encoded by the coding sequence ATGgcgtgccccacctccctcctccccgcggcGGGGCCGTTCTTGCCGGTCCCCTGCCATCGCGCGACGCGGCTGTCGCCGGCAGCGCGGCCGTTCCAGCCGTCGTCCCGCGTCGTGCTGGTCCAGTGGACGCCGCCACCTCACGGCTGGTTCAAAATCAACTTCGACGGATCCGTCTACCACGACGGCTCCGGGCGGGCCAGCATCGGCGGCGCGATCCGCGATAGCGCCGGCCGCGTCGTGCTCGCCTTCGCCGAGCCGACGAAGCACTCGACGGTCGGCATCGTCGAGGCGCGCGCCATGATCCGCGGGCTGCGCCTCGCGCTCGGGCTGGGCCTGCGGCGGGTGGTGGTCGAGGGTGACGACCTCGTGCTGGTGCAGCTGCTGCGCGGCGAGGAGACGCAGACGAGGATCCCGGTGGCGATGCATGCAGAGATCGTCGGGCTTCTGCGACGCTTCCCCGGCTGCGATGTCCGGCACGTGTACCGGGAGGGAAACACGGTGGCGCACACCCTCTGCCGGCAGGCCTACCACGGCCCGGGGGTGTGGGTAGGGATCGTGCCCTCCGCCGTGTTTGAGAAGGCTGAGGACGACCGGCGTGGCATGCTGCACGAGCGTGAGGTGGTCCGGCGACCGGCGCAAGAGGTTCCCTGA